One Lampris incognitus isolate fLamInc1 chromosome 14, fLamInc1.hap2, whole genome shotgun sequence DNA window includes the following coding sequences:
- the ankrd12 gene encoding ankyrin repeat domain-containing protein 12 isoform X2: MAKPGSDRDGAMVDKQAGKKSKDKLSPFTKTPKLDRSELSGKEGKAKSSMKRKLSFTASPPRTEERDSDTDKDGPDKKKVKKEAGAKKSQAPKLLFGYPLSERKQMALLMQMTANSPDSTPSHPSQATPVQKKVPSSASSRQKDKVNKRNERGETPLHMAAIRGDAKQVKELISLGADVNVKDFAGWTPLHEACNLGYYDVAKVLIAAGAEVNTQGLDDDTPLHDASSSGHKDIVKLLLRHGGNAFQANKRGERPVDVADSQELEQLLKGEGPLSDQEDSLSESEDPPSVNPSSMDDDNMEDSEAEKDSDGKATMTKASSSTLGLDEYEFKDEEEEEDLSKALKDRHILRRELRQREKEDKDRNHVAGKQASRGDTSSTSSKSKKQKTSRVLLCTSDTSGDEIENLAEKRNSPTCSQSMEGLKSDNWSKKENAEQKDKGKVKRKCKSQNKNKENQEDGKENSKALVFSVATVSECADKTREEDSFKMSFSPKDDSSVHLFHLSSVKSPKVNHGISDKQTTPLKQENAKMCMSINDGSCPMDGVKYNHYTEADYCTEGSSTKGCKHKEKSKHQQKDPNIDGDDGCSSPYREVSVGNSIDSTEAALRKTDIEGKVVKKHKLKHKEKDKHRRDYEAEKSRHRQKEARKDGHRNLEFDREFWKENFFKSDEGDEPLPVKKEGEDGGSPQKTSDSSPVKEERVMKEKHSCGKEKRQREEREKDKAIKKERKEEKGKDPKLSERDERVDCHSLGRVPEESLQNTSMKEEPEDKPVSAIAADQDQLEPSEKGTRERNDKRPPGKEKEAEKMDKRHSDKEKKVKTEHPDKGEPQNSLDRWKEKERTAASSSHSPGDKNHRDGEKLRCLSAAKKHEEGRKNKDKVDKRSDRERQEREHSGGEHREKERTNSDKKGKSQEKTGEHIKSDRSKDKEKDCDKKKKDKMKDCVVSSNLKSLLEEKKSYASETGKSVLTKSKDEDVKTPEKDRDRRERDRDFERYRDKDKDRHKDRSQQGKVSKTKPNEIETDRMKPKVSPAARDARPKEIRLVNDDLMQTSFERMLSLKDQEIEQWHRKHLEKIKQKERERLKQRPLVDPGKTRSKDKTKTQPCLSKELLRSKSSEASDTHSKDKSLKDVTSSRTMSLDGRCLPAIGAKAIAGIENSLSRSPRPESERTGLISRSVSMVSVASSEDSCQATMLNPKPAEYDSDLNLEVYDPQPPLLQSSLALQATRSPSVHDKECNSPPDVQQSNRTPLSSRHESPYLRAILDEDASSMSADGKPVENLPKVSLPAKPAEDTRPPEPLVHTDEILRSQYSIQQQSVKSEVDSITEMEKTTPGSFSSQTPIRDASSNELTIPLSSLSQASIPQSDQRAPSSSSLPVVREVLCPVENASSEAECSDKDLTSDAIVVASACLSVEQSAAPNLKTPLQSSSLLKESLTCTTTESSQQVESVREQDSDQKEKLPETAADFDEIVGHESLEFGVSEGLKTERMGSPVPSTSTHIPSSTTEESMPGFGKATSEPKCTQEDTDVNNQDCKKPRTSMDMVGGSCHDPQVDNKDCVFPVSSSTFHVVSPEHKADEMIDVPQHTDDNSSSMETSVATEGSAAEGSLLTEGAPESRVESSSEPMDMAPDEDGVESSLAPADQSQCNVQPAAQSEQGGCSSGGSSPCTGDSDSSGAKAKVRSADDEMDVPVPHPRKRKMPKMSTSQGCPAIQQGREKGQQSLAAILDSVKLEEIEPYQTERANPYYEFLHIRKKIEEKRKVLCSVTPQPPQYYDEYVTFNGSYLLDGNPLSKLCIPTITPPPSLPEQLKEMFKQQEVVRMKLRLQHSIEREKLIVSNEQEVLRVHYRAARTLANQTLPFSACTVLLDAEVYNMPQDVQSDDGKTSVRDRFNARQFMSWLQDVDDKFDKLKTCLLMRQQHEAAALNAVQRLEWQLKLQELDPATYKSTSIFEIPEFYIPLVEVNDDFDLTPI, translated from the exons ATGGCCAAACCCGGGAGCGACCGAGATGGAGCCATGGTGGACAAGCAGGCGGGGAAGAAG AGCAAAGACAAGTTATCTCCTTTCACCAAAACGCCGAAGCTTGACCGGAGTGAACTGTCAGGGAAGGAAGGGAAAGCCAAGTCTTCCATGAAGCGCAAGCTATCCTTCACAGCCAGCCCGCCCCGGACAGAGGAGCGAGACTCGGACACGG ataaAGATGGACCAGACAAGAAGAAGGTGAAAAAGGAGGCTGGAGCCAAGAAGTCGCAGGCTCCCAAGCTTCTGTTTGGGTACCCTCTGTCAGAGCGCAAGCAGATGGCTCTCCTGATGCAGATGACTGCCAACAGCCCAG ACTCCACTCCCAGCCATCCCTCGCAGGCAACACCTGTGCAGAAGAAAGTGCCCAGCAGTGCCTCGTCCAGGCAAAAGGACAAGGTCAACAAAAGGAACGAGCGAGGGGAGACGCCCCTTCACATGGCAGCCATCCGCGGCGATGCCAAGCAAGTCAAAGAGCTCATTAGCCTGGGGGCCGACGTCAATGTGAAAGACTTTGCCG GCTGGACTCCTCTTCATGAAGCCTGCAACCTTGGTTACTATGATGTGGCTAAGGTACTAATAGCAGCAGGTGCGGAGGTCAACACGCAGGGTCTAGATGATGACACGCCGCTCCACGATGCGTCCAGCAGCGGACATAAAGAT ATCGTGAAGCTGCTCCTACGACACGGCGGTAATGCGTTCCAGGCCAACAAGCGTGGGGAGCGGCCAGTGGACGTGGCAGACTCCCAAGAGTTGGAGCAGCTGTTGAAGGGAGAGGGGCCCCTGTCAGATCAAGAGGACAGCTTATCAG AGTCTGAGGACCCACCGTCTGTCAATCCATCCAGCATGGATGATGATAACATGGAGGACTCTGAAGCTGAGAAGGACTCGGACGGCAAAGCAACCATGACAAAGGCATCATCCTCAACATTGGGGCTGGATGAGTATGAGTTCAaggacgaggaagaggaggaggacctGAGCAAAGCCCTGAAGGATAGGCACATCCTCAGGAGGGAGCTacggcagagagagaaagaggacaaAGATAGGAATCATGTTGCAGGAAAGCAGGCCAGCAGGGGGgacacctcctccacctcctctaagTCCAAAAAGCAAAAGACTTCCCGTGTTTTGCTCTGCACCTCAGACACTTCTGGCGATGAAATAGAAAACCTTGCAGAGAAGAGGAATTCGCCCACCTGCTCCCAGAGTATGGAAGGCCTCAAATCGGACAACTGGTCTAAAAAGGAGAACGCAGAGCAAAAGGACAAGGGCAAAGTGAAGAGAAAGTGCAAAagtcaaaacaaaaataaagaaaaccAAGAGGATGGCAAAGAGAACAGCAAAGCTCTGGTGTTCTCAGTGGCGACAGTTTCGGAGTGTGCTGACAAAACCCGGGAAGAAGACTCCTTTAAAATGTCTTTCAGTCCCAAAGATGACTCGTCCGTCCACCTTTTCCACTTGTCGTCTGTCAAGTCCCCCAAGGTGAACCATGGCATATCAGACAAGCAGACAACGCCACTGAAACAAGAAAATGCTAAGATGTGTATGTCCATCAACGATGGCTCTTGTCCTATGGATGGTGTCAAATACAACCACTACACAGAAGCAGACTACTGCACCGAAGGCTCCAGCACAAAGGGGTGCAAGCACAAGGAAAAGAGTAAGCATCAGCAAAAAGACCCCAACATAGATGGGGATGACGGGTGCTCTAGCCCCTACAGGGAAGTTAGTGTAGGAAACAGCATTGACAGCACTGAGGCTGCTTTGCGCAAGACTGACATAGAGGGCAAAGTGGTCAAAAAGCATAAGCTAAAACACAAGGAGAAAGACAAACACAGGAGGGATTATGAGGCAGAGAAGAGCCGCCACAGGCAAAAGGAGGCCAGGAAAGATGGCCACAGGAATTTGGAGTTTGACAGAGAGTTCTGGAAAGAGAATTTTTTCAAAAGCGACGAGGGCGATGAACCTCTTCCAGTGAAAAAAGAGGGTGAGGACGGTGGCTCGCCTCAGAAGACCTCAGACAGCTCTCCGGTCAAGGAAGAGAGAGTCATGAAAGAGAAGCACTCCTGTGGCAAGGAGAAAAGGCAGAGAGAGGAACGGGAAAAGGACAAGGCCATCAAAAAAGAGCGAAAGGAGGAGAAAGGAAAGGACCCAAAGCTAAGCGAGCGTGACGAGAGAGTGGACTGCCACAGCTTGGGGCGGGTTCCGGAGGAGTCTCTGCAGAACACCAGCATGAAAGAAGAGCCCGAAGACAAGCCTGTAAGTGCAATCGCTGCTGATCAAGACCAGCTGGAGCCGTCAGAAAAAGGCACACGTGAGAGAAATGACAAGAGGCCCCCTGGAAAGGAAAAGGAGGCAGAAAAGATGGATAAAAGACATTCTGACAAGGAAAAAAAGGTCAAAACTGAGCACCCTGACAAAGGAGAACCACAGAATTCACTGGATCGCTGGAAGGAAAAAGAGCGCACCGCAGCCAGTTCTTCCCACTCGCCTGGGGATAAAAACCACAGAGACGGTGAAAAACTACGATGCTTGTCCGCAGCAAAAAAGCATGAAGAGGGCAGGAAAAACAAAGACAAGGTGGACAAACGGAGCGATAGAGAGAGGCAGGAGAGGGAACACAGCGGGGGCgagcacagagagaaagagagaacaaaCTCTGACAAAAAAGGAAAATCTCAAGAGAAGACCGGAGAACATATTAAATCTGACCGGTCAAAAGATAAGGAAAAAGATTGtgacaagaaaaagaaagataaaatGAAAGACTGCGTTGTGTCCTCCAACTTAAAATCACTCTTGGAGGAAAAGAAGAGCTATGCATCTGAAACTGGCAAGTCTGTGTTGACAAAATCAAAGGATGAAGATGTCAAAACGCCAGAGAAGGATCGTGACCGCAGAGAGCGCGACAGGGACTTTGAAAGGTACCGAGATAAAGATAAGGACAGGCACAAAGACCGCTCCCAACAAGGCAAGGTCAGTAAAACCAAACCCAATGAGattgagacagacagaatgaaacCAAAAGTCTCACCAGCAGCTCGAGATGCTCGACCCAAAGAGATAAGGCTGGTGAACGATGACTTAATGCAGACCAGCTTTGAGCGCATGCTCAGCCTGAAGGATCAGGAAATTGAGCAGTGGCATCggaagcacctggagaaaatcaAACAGAAAGAGCGGGAAAGACTAAAACAGCGACCCTTGGTAGACCCTGGAAAGACCAGGAGTAAAGATAAAACAAAGACTCAGCCATGCCTGAGCAAAGAGCTATTGCGTTCTAAAAGCTCAGAAGCCTCTGACACCCACAGCAAAGACAAATCCCTCAAGGATGTTACCAGCTCCAGAACAATGTCCCTGGATGGGAGGTGCCTGCCAGCTATTGGTGCAAAAGCCATAGCTGGTATAGAGAACAGCCTAAGCAGGTCACCCAGGCCAGAGAGTGAGCGGACAGGCCTGATTTCTAGATCTGTCTCCATGGTTTCCGTTGCCAGCTCAGAGGATTCATGTCAGGCCACGATGCTAAATCCCAAGCCTGCTGAGTATGACTCTGACCTCAACCTAGAAGTCTATGACCCTCAGCCTCCTTTGCTTCAGTCTTCCCTTGCCTTACAGGCTACCAGGTCACCATCTGTTCATGATAAAGAGTGCAACAGTCCTCCAGATGTGCAACAGAGTAACCGGACGCCACTGTCTAGCAGACATGAATCTCCTTACCTCAGGGCTATTCTCGATGAGGATGCCAGCTCAATGTCTGCCGATGGGAAACCTGTTGAAAACCTGCCAAAAGTCAGCTTGCCTGCTAAACCAGCAGAGGACACAAGACCACCAGAACCTTTGGTACATACAGACGAGATCCTTCGAAGTCAGTACTCAATACAGCAACAAAGTGTCAAGTCAGAGGTTGATTCTATCACAGAAATGGAGAAGACCACTCCTGGCAGTTTCAGTTCACAAACGCCTATAAGGGATGCTTCTAGTAATGAACTGACAATTCCATTGTCCAGCCTCTCTCAGGCTAGTATTCCTCAGTCAGATCAGAGAGCTCCTTCCTCCTCCAGTCTTCCTGTAGTAAGGGAAGTCCTTTGTCCAGTGGAGAATGCCAGTAGTGAGGCAGAATGTAGTGATAAGGATTTGACATCTGATGCCATTGTGGTAGCgtcagcttgtctgtctgtcgAGCAGTCAGCAGCCCCTAACTTAAAGACTCCCCTACAAAGCAGTAGTCTGCTGAAGGAATCCCTTACCTGCACCACTACAGAGAGCTCACAGCAAGTAGAATCAGTTAGAGAACAAGACTCTGACCAAAAAGAAAAACTTCCAGAGACTGCTGCAGACTTTGATGAAATAGTAGGACATGAGAGCCTTGAGTTTGGTGTCTCAGAAGGCCTCAAAACAGAGAGGATGGGCAGTCCTGTTCCATCCACTAGTACACACATTCCCAGTTCTACCACAGAGGAATCCATGCCAGGCTTTGGCAAAGCAACCTCCGAGCCCAAGTGTACCCAGGAGGACACAGATGTAAATAACCAAGACTGCAAGAAACCAAGAACTTCCATGGACATGGTTGGAGGCTCATGTCATGATCCTCAGGTGGATAATAAGGACTGTGTTTTCCCAGTGTCATCCTCCACATTTCATGTTGTTAGTCCTGAACACAAGGCAGATGAGATGATAGATGTTCCACAGCACACGGatgacaacagcagcagcatGGAAACCTCTGTGGCAACTGAGGGTTCCGCAGCCGAAGGCAGCCTGCTAACAGAAGGTGCTCCTGAATCAAGAGTAGAGTCAAGTTCTGAGCCAATGGACATGGCCCCTGACGAGGACGGGGTAGAGTCATCTTTGGCTCCAGCAGACCAGAGTCAGTGCAATGTTCAGCCTGCAGCTCAGTCTGAACAGGGTGGCTGTTCATCAGGGGGCTCGTCTCCATGCACTGGAGACTCTGACTCTTCAGGGGCCAAAGCCAAGGTCCGCTCTGCAGATGACGAGATGGATGTCCCCGTTCCCCATCCACGCAAGAGGAAGATGCCCAAGATGTCAACCTCCCAGGGCTGCCCTGCAATTCAACAAGGGAGGGAGAAGGGCCAGCAGTCCCTTGCCGCTATTTTGGACTCTGTAAAGCTAGAAGAGATAGAACCCTACCAGACAGAGAGGGCCAACCCTTACTATGAGTTCCTGCACATCCGCAAGAAGATTGAGGAGAAGCGCAAAGTGTTATGTAGTGTCACTCCTCAGCCACCGCAGTATTATGATGAATACGTGACTTTCAATGGATCCTACCTCTTAGATGGAAATCCCCTCAGCAAGCTCTGTATTCCAACA ATAACTCCACCTCCGTCGTTACCAGAGCAGCTGAAGGAGATGTTCAAACAGCAAGAGGTTGTGCGTATGAAATTACGCCTGCAACACAGCATTGAAAGG GAAAAGCTGATTGTTTCAAATGAGCAGGAAGTCTTACGAGTCCATTATCGGGCAGCAAGAACACTAGCCAACCAGACGCTCCCTTTCAGTGCCTGTACAGTTCTGTTGGATGCAGAAGTATACAACATGCCTCAGGATGTCCAG AGTGATGATGGCAAAACCTCAGTGAGAGATAGATTTAATGCCAGGCAGTTTATGTCCTGGTTACAAGACGTTGATGACAAGTTTGATAAGCTGAAG ACCTGTCTCCTGATGAGGCAGCAGCACGAGGCGGCCGCCCTGAACGCGGTTCAGCGTCTGGAGTGGCAGCTCAAACTACAGGAGCTGGACCCGGCCACTTACAAGTCGACCAGCATCTTCGAGATCCCCGAGTTCTACATCCCACTTGTCGAGGTCAACGACGACTTCGACCTCACTCCTATATGA